From one Henningerozyma blattae CBS 6284 chromosome 1, complete genome genomic stretch:
- the CBC2 gene encoding nuclear cap-binding protein subunit CBC2 (similar to Saccharomyces cerevisiae CBC2 (YPL178W); ancestral locus Anc_6.171): protein MSLAEFDEIKYDNSVERLDRPSKYLLRKARKNHANGLDDLRQSMRSSTIYVGNLSFYTSEEQIYELFSKCGVIKRIIMGLDRFKFTPCGFCFVIYNKPREALNAVKYLTETKLDDRNISIDLDPGFEDGRQFGRGKSGGQVSDELRFEYDASRGGFAVPFADRVGGATSSNSVHGSMGGPRRGRFNPHSRPKPRYVPPPDAMGSFASSSTNNDGMGGDEEDEDTYIPQ, encoded by the coding sequence ATGTCCTTGGCAGAATTCGATGAAATCAAATATGATAACTCCGTGGAAAGATTGGACCGTCcttctaaatatttattaagaaAGGCCCGTAAAAATCATGCCAACGGTTTAGACGATTTGCGTCAATCCATGAGAAGTTCTACTATATATGTGGGGAACCTATCATTCTATACATCTGAAGAACAGATATACGAGCTATTCAGCAAATGTGGTGTTATTAAGAGAATCATCATGGGGTTGGATCGTTTCAAGTTCACACCATGTGGTTTCTGTTTTGtgatatataataaaccAAGGGAAGCTTTAAATGCTGTCAAGTATTTAACAGAGACCAAATTAGACGatagaaatatttcaattgatttggACCCTGGATTCGAAGATGGTCGTCAATTTGGTCGTGGGAAAAGTGGTGGTCAAGTCAGTGATGAATTAAGATTTGAATACGACGCCTCCAGAGGTGGGTTTGCCGTTCCATTTGCTGATAGAGTTGGCGGTGCTACTAGTAGTAATTCTGTCCATGGCTCAATGGGTGGACCAAGAAGAGGTCGTTTCAACCCTCACAGTCGTCCAAAACCACGTTACGTTCCTCCACCAGATGCTATGGGTAGTTTCGCTAGTTCATCTACTAACAACGATGGCATGGGCggtgatgaagaagatgaagatacTTATATCCCTCAATAA
- the CTI6 gene encoding Cti6p (similar to Saccharomyces cerevisiae CTI6 (YPL181W); ancestral locus Anc_6.173), which translates to MTTIEEPPLTGGDSSTIARLAENTVPVPNNNKDSSMNVDTNGSLKTPSPTPNTNENTSNNGQGTTTGNGNNIADISPNTIVPLQENATITEKNMNSSDKNMEEYPSSTTTTTANVEINSLSNVADEEKGELEEEEEEEEGETRCVCGEFDPPDDSGFYIQCESCGVWQHGYCVGITQGDDSADLDKYWCEQCKPNLHRLYTTETGEARSVYKPVQDKKSQNDRVKRRNGRSSSKSSQNSSSSKNDSSASPTTVPLKRDRENSSSKDDLLNTSNNKSSNDSHVDKKQKLKSRNSINEETNDKNNKDKYIAEEVDDDEEEAEDYNEDEFHSKHSFNDSNLDELDELEKKKFHDRKRATSSSREEKQYQRMLEKAILESKRTSVQLDENKKGNNIPNDNTDISSNSDQDITSKEKIKKNSSKENSKDIENSLKSNLNSNKDSKNDSQEDSIVKSNNNMKDTNDTKDSNLIEETTLGTSENNYNNSNNHNDGSQKFTAEITNSESIANNGTTTTSQEKLSTDDNLNSISNDDEKKKSSSSGNSTPSLKKSGSTISSEEDNNANNSSSNSRRSTSATSLTPNTRKARRGGTKNTTRRGERKSPNSTPTTKGKRNSKNSNSNTDVDITKPMRARVPPQRTSLNEMKRRVAAILEFISRTQWELSQDKSSRDDLVRFVDNQQFIQQVDALYANYDESLKMMDDLTRSLLYWQKKYNDPNPDSFTDLIPNTTLSKSTASSNENNISNENNEPTIKE; encoded by the coding sequence ATGACTACTATAGAGGAACCACCGTTAACAGGAGGAGACTCTTCGACTATCGCACGGTTGGCCGAGAATACTGTCCCAGTtcccaataataataaagattcaAGTATGAATGTTGACACAAATGGATCTTTGAAGACTCCTTCTCCTACTCCAAACACAAACGAAAATACATCTAATAACGGGCAAGGTACTACCACTGGTAACGGGAATAATATTGCCGATATTTCTCCAAATACAATCGTGCCTTTGCAGGAGAATGCCACAATTACTGAGAAGAATATGAACTCTAGTGATAAGAATATGGAGGAGTATCCATCTTCAACAACCACAACAACGGCCAACGTCGAAATTAATAGTTTATCTAATGTAGCTGATGAAGAGAAAGGCGAACTtgaagaagaggaagaagaagaagaaggtGAAACGAGATGTGTTTGTGGGGAATTTGATCCACCAGACGATTCAGGGTTTTATATTCAGTGTGAGAGTTGTGGTGTTTGGCAACATGGGTATTGTGTGGGTATTACTCAAGGAGATGATTCTGCCGATCTGGATAAGTATTGGTGTGAACAATGTAAACCTAATTTACATAGACTATATACAACCGAAACCGGGGAAGCTAGGTCAGTTTACAAACCTGTTCAAGATAAGAAATCGCAGAATGACAGAGTAAAGAGGAGGAATGGAAGATCTAGTTCAAAGTCAAGTCAGAACAGTAGTAGCTCTAAGAATGATTCGTCTGCCTCTCCCACAACGGTACCTTTAAAAAGAGATCGAGAAAACTCAAGCTCAAAAGATGACCTCCTAAATACTTcgaataataaatcatctaATGATTCTCATGTGgataaaaaacaaaaattaaaatctaGAAATTCCATTAATGAAGAGacaaatgataaaaataataaagataaatatatagCTGAAGAagttgatgatgatgaagaagaagctgAAGACtataatgaagatgagtTCCATTCAAAACACAGTTTTAATGATAGCAATCTAGATGAGCTGGACGAATtagagaagaaaaaatttcatgaTAGAAAGAGAGCCACTTCGTCTTCTAGAGAAGAAAAACAATATCAAAGAATGTTAGAAAAGGCAATCTTAGAGAGTAAAAGAACTTCCGTTCAACTAGatgaaaacaaaaagggtaataatattccaaatgaTAATACAGACATTTCATCAAATAGCGATCAAGATATAACAAGTAaagagaaaataaagaaaaattcttcgaaagaaaattcaaaagatattgaaaattcattgaaaagtaatttaaattctaataagGATTCTAAAAATGATTCTCAAGAAGACTCAATtgtaaaatcaaataataatatgaaagaTACCAATGATACAAAGGACTCAAATCTAATAGAGGAAACTACCCTTGGCACttcagaaaataattataacaatagtaataatcataatgaTGGTTCTCAAAAATTTACCGCTGAAATTACCAATTCAGAAAGTATTGCAAATAATGGCACCACTACTACTTCACAGGAAAAACTCTCAACTGATGATAATCttaattcaatatcaaatgatgatgaaaagaaaaaatcttcatcttcaggAAACTCTACACCAAGTTTAAAGAAATCAGGTTCTACAATCTCATCAgaagaagataataatgcaaataattcatcaagTAATAGTAGACGTTCAACCAGTGCAACTTCTTTAACTCCAAATACAAGAAAGGCAAGACGTGGTGGAACCAAAAATACGACGAGAAGAGGTGAAAGAAAAAGCCCCAATTCAACTCCAACCACGAAGGGTAAAAGAAATTCCAAGAATTCAAACTCAAACACTGATGTTGATATTACAAAGCCAATGAGAGCAAGAGTACCTCCACAGAGAACTTCATTGAATGAAATGAAAAGAAGGGTTGCCGCTATATTAGAATTCATCTCAAGAACTCAATGGGAATTAAGTCAAGATAAATCCTCCAGAGATGATCTGGTTAGATTTGTCGATAATCAACAGTTTATTCAACAAGTTGATGCTCTCTATGCTAATTATGATGAGagtttaaaaatgatgGATGATTTGACAAGGTCTTTACTATATtggcaaaaaaaatataacgACCCGAATCCTGATTCATTCACTGATCTAATTCCTAACACAACTCTCTCTAAATCTACTGCCAGtagtaatgaaaataatatctcTAACGAAAATAATGAACCAACAATAAAGGaatag
- the VPS45 gene encoding Vps45p (similar to Saccharomyces cerevisiae VPS45 (YGL095C); ancestral locus Anc_6.174) — MNLFKVADLYVSRIVNSKAKPNANAEESTKIKALLLDKDTVTTISMCSTQTELLQNEVYLVDTLENPNRDTMRHIKCMVYISPSEESIQLLVKELQNPKYGEYHIFFNNMVSKSQLERLAEADDMEAVVKVEEIFQDYHILNEDLCTLDCSNDLLFRNFELWDEDGLRTVTESITSLLLSLKLRPQIRYATNSKLCAKLAKEVEFSISQNDTSLFDFPTMDTTPILLLLDRKNDPLTPLLQPWTYQSMIHEYIGVKRNIVDLSKVDNIDKDLQKVTLSAKQDPFFHDTMYLNFGELGDKVKQYVINYKDKTQSNTKIETIEDIKGFIEKYPEFRKLSGNVSKHMAIVGELDKQLQLRDIWGVSELEQNISVHDDNQEDYQQLLTLLDSQKLDNFYKLKLSCIYMLRHGNSNPRQMDNLISRLKSSSMPIEDVNLLLKIKKMFHTDFSNNTSVDNMKKTNNVSDHLLSDLARRFNDKLNSRNNNNSTMSDNVFMQHLPEISHILTELSTNKLSIEKYKYLKEPSSIRNTLPPQDTVVFIVGGVTYEEAKIIHEFNQDISKNNNNMRVVLGGNDILSTREFLRSLRL; from the coding sequence atgaatttatttaagGTTGCGGATTTATACGTATCTAGAATTGTCAATTCAAAGGCAAAGCCAAATGCAAATGCTGAAGAAAGCACTAAGATAAAagctttattattagataaagATACGGTAACTACGATTTCTATGTGTTCTACACAAACAGAATTACTACAGAATGAGGTGTATTTGGTAGATACGTTGGAAAATCCAAACAGGGATACCATGCGTCACATCAAATGTATGGTTTATATATCTCCTTCAGAAGAAAGTATTCAATTATTGGTAAAAGAATTGCAAAATCCTAAATATGGAGAgtatcatatttttttcaataatatggTCTCGAAGTCTCAATTGGAAAGGTTGGCGGAAGCAGACGACATGGAAGCTGTAGTTAAAGTCGAAGAAATATTCCAAGATTATcacattttaaatgaagatttaTGTACCTTGGATTGTtctaatgatttattatttcgAAATTTTGAACTATGGGATGAAGATGGATTACGTACGGTAACAGAGAGTATTACATCGTTACTTTtgtctttaaaattaaggCCTCAAATAAGGTACGCTACTAATAGTAAATTATGCGCAAAACTAGCCAAAGAAGTAGAGTTTTCAATATCTCAGAATGACACTTCATTGTTTGACTTTCCTACGATGGATACCACACCAATTCTGCTATTGTTAGATCGTAAGAATGATCCATTAACACCTCTTTTACAACCGTGGACTTATCAAAGTATGATTCATGAGTATATTGGGgtcaaaagaaatattgtTGATTTATCTAAAGtagataatattgataaagatTTGCAAAAAGTTACCTTATCTGCTAAGCAAGATCCATTCTTCCATGATACTatgtatttgaattttggtGAATTAGGCGATAAAGTTAAGCAATAtgtaattaattataaagataaaacTCAATCAAATACTAAGATTGAAACTATTGAAGATATCAAGGGATTCATAGAGAAATACCCagaatttagaaaattatcAGGAAACGTTTCCAAACATATGGCGATCGTTGGTGAATTAGATAAACAATTGCAATTGAGAGATATATGGGGTGTTAGTGAATTAGAGCAAAATATTTCTGTTCATGATGATAATCAAGAGGATTACCAGCAATTACTGACCCTATTAGACTCTCAGAAATTAgacaatttttataaattaaaattatcatgTATTTATATGCTAAGACATGGTAATTCAAATCCAAGACAAATGGacaatttaatttcaagaTTAAAAAGTAGTTCTATGCCTATTGAAGATGttaatctattattaaagattaaaaaaatgttcCATAcagatttttcaaataatacttcAGTAgataatatgaaaaaaactaataacGTATCTGATCATCTATTAAGCGATTTAGCTAGAagatttaatgataaattaaattcaaggaataataataattcaacgATGTCTGATAATGTATTCATGCAGCATTTACCTGAAATCTCACATATATTGACTGAACTATCAACAAACAAATTAtcaatagaaaaatataaatatttaaaggaACCTTCAAGTATTCGTAATACTTTACCACCTCAGGATACGGTTGTATTCATAGTTGGTGGTGTTACATATGAAGAAGCGAAAATTATTCATGAGTTTAATCaagatatttctaaaaataataacaacatGAGAGTTGTTCTAGGTGGTAATGATATTCTATCTACGAGAGAATTCTTGAGAAGTTTACGTTTATAA
- the TCO89 gene encoding Tco89p (similar to Saccharomyces cerevisiae TCO89 (YPL180W); ancestral locus Anc_6.175) codes for MGGHRGRTLRTEFEFSTGTNSTEKGQNANTNLTASHVGRHPRQFSTRSRAKSTASFKGLHRNSQTHETVGSSNLSGGNTGSDQQESTRYGSFKKSKSSDFIARKRTVSGLSMTALNRTRTHYSGEPHGKSSPTTHLRTAHSVTSTGLNCSTTPVGLKPRRTKSTHSIVYMKYSEEDGDNNSNNPSITDEEVEYFTEEEEDSKERTHSKKHDVIKRPITPKKTHSEPPVGINELEQKAQLDSQKLSYKAPSDLLNPSKTSEENTNNIKTTVAAFNENAGNESNDKIEPNLQKNINKSENETEAKQAITDEINGEKLKWTEERNKKNDHDKDNKDINTHEDLNDNYSRKMNSSTSETVVPNLDGSVDDDRLDGSDQIEQGNIHSIAHDGGHSLVRHSTSSLRMNGLEEGIISGQKKADSNGIIEPKSKNSKKLTIRTDNTINHNNLIATTQSNGNTIISNYNNSTNNDGYNIQGPPSSNDEKYIPSMILSQSTGVERRFENPPSITNSLNKNFNNLDDTRSIVKEISNKDNNKLDTDSNTNRNMQNQNITISENNKFKTISKQDNFKTQQRGQVNQNSSNYISKNDLNKTTLSEKAGNVDLSRQTNNISTRESLFAGPNKLDKAADQSIKKKEDSILQKEHNRSSLISTGNSAQKSTSFNNFTQFLKEDLENDGDSRTQKKLWLQRESSILDLTAQNNDSTSLFTATNIEVKREFERISHEYTNIRRFDNPLKEGISRLTANEKIYLGKSNTDVKSQGFRSNLFSGFNNQTKRTDDFFNNSELAQLNRILSSIWKEETINFQSQSNPLEKGSIPNQGQHMAQHNRTSMRGILGQNSGMHNQRSINSIQPTTRAVNRRIENQFSSKHTTNL; via the coding sequence ATGGGCGGCCATAGAGGTAGAACTTTAAGAACCGAATTTGAGTTCTCAACAGGCACCAATTCAACTGAAAAGGGCCAAAACGCCAATACTAATCTAACGGCTTCCCACGTTGGAAGACACCCAAGACAATTCTCTACTAGATCAAGGGCAAAAAGTACCGCTAGTTTTAAAGGTTTGCATAGAAATTCACAAACACATGAAACAGTAGGGAGTTCGAACTTATCTGGAGGTAATACAGGTTCCGATCAACAAGAAAGTACCCGCTATGGGTCCTTTAAAAAATCCAAAAGTTCTGATTTCATAGCTAGGAAACGTACAGTAAGTGGGCTTAGCATGACTGCTCTAAATAGAACAAGAACCCATTATTCAGGAGAACCTCATGGGAAATCAAGCCCAACAACTCATTTAAGAACCGCTCATAGTGTTACGTCCACTGGATTAAATTGTAGTACGACACCAGTTGGATTAAAACcaagaagaacaaaaagTACTCATTCAATCGTATACATGAAGTACTCAGAAGAGGATGGTGACaacaattctaataatcCGTCAATCACAGATGAAGaagttgaatattttacagaagaagaagaagatagTAAGGAAAGGACACACTCGAAAAAACATGACGTTATTAAAAGACCCATTACTCCAAAGAAGACCCATTCGGAGCCACCTGTTGGAATAAATGAACTAGAACAAAAAGCGCAATTAGATTCACAAAAATTAAGTTACAAGGCGCCATCTGATTTATTGAACCCATCTAAGACAAGTGAGGAAAACACTAACAATATCAAAACAACGGTAGCAGCATTTAATGAGAATGCTGGTAACGAAagtaatgataaaatagaaccaaatttacaaaaaaatattaacaagAGTGAAAATGAAACTGAAGCTAAGCAAGCTATAAcagatgaaattaatggAGAAAAGTTGAAATGGACTGAGGAaaggaataaaaaaaatgatcaTGACAAAGATAACAAAGATATAAATACTCACGAAGATTTGAATGATAATTATTCGAGAAAAATGAATAGTAGTACTTCCGAAACAGTTGTTCCTAATTTAGACGGTTCTGTCGACGATGATCGTTTAGATGGGAGCGACCAGATAGAGCAAGGGAATATACACAGTATAGCCCATGATGGTGGTCATAGCTTGGTAAGACACAGTACTTCAAGCTTAAGAATGAATGGACTAGAGGAAGGAATCATAAGTGGCCAAAAGAAAGCCGATAGCAATGGGATTATTGAACCTAAATCGAAAAActctaaaaaattaacgATTAGAACAGATAATACTATTAATCacaataatttaatagcTACCACTCAAAGCAATGGAAACACGATTATCTCAAactataataatagtactAATAATGATGGCTATAATATCCAAGGCCCCCCTAGTAgcaatgatgaaaaatatattccaaGCATGATTTTATCTCAATCAACGGGTGTTGAGAGACGCTTTGAGAATCCCCCATCTATTACAAATTcactaaataaaaatttcaataatctGGATGATACAAGATCAATTGTGAAAGAAATATCCAATAAAGATAACAATAAGTTAGACACTGACTCCAATACGAATCGGAATATGCAAAACCAAAATATTACCATatctgaaaataataaatttaaaactatATCTAAACAGGATAACTTTAAAACTCAACAGCGAGGCCAGGTAAATCAAAATAGCTctaattatatttcaaaaaatgacttaaataaaacaacATTAAGTGAGAAAGCAGGTAATGTAGATTTATCTAGGCAAACAAACAATATTTCAACAAGGGAAAGTTTATTTGCTGGACCTAACAAACTTGATAAAGCAGCTGAtcaatcaataaaaaaaaaagaagattcTATTCTTCAAAAGGAACATAATCGCTCTTCTTTGATTAGTACTGGAAATTCTGCACAAAAATCGACATCATTTAACAATTTCACacaatttttaaaggaGGATTTAGAAAACGATGGTGATTCTAGAACACAGAAGAAACTATGGCTTCAAAGAGAAAGTTCTATTCTAGATTTAACTGCACAAAACAACGATAGCACATCATTATTTACTGCTACAAATATTGAGGTAAAACgtgaatttgaaagaatttcCCATGAGTATACGAATATACGTAGATTTGATAATCCATTAAAGGAAGGTATCTCGAGATTAACTGCTAACGAGAAAATCTATTTAGGCAAGAGTAATACCGATGTAAAAAGTCAAGGCTTTCGAAGTAACTTATTTTCAGGGTTTAACAATCAAACGAAGAGGACTgatgattttttcaataattcagAGCTTGCTCAGCTAAATAGAATACTATCATCTATTTGGAAAGAGGAaactataaattttcaGTCGCAAAGTAACCCTTTAGAAAAAGGATCAATTCCTAATCAAGGCCAGCATATGGCACAACACAATAGGACTTCAATGCGAGGTATTTTAGGCCAAAATAGCGGTATGCATAATCAAAGATCTATTAACTCAATTCAACCAACTACTAGAGCAGTTAACCGTAGAATAGAAAATCAGTTTTCAAGTAAACATACTACTAACTTATAG